One genomic region from Leptolyngbyaceae cyanobacterium JSC-12 encodes:
- a CDS encoding arabinose efflux permease family protein (IMG reference gene:2510097654~PFAM: Major Facilitator Superfamily): MKVFQTLLPQQQRNLTFLFLAGLLFWSSLASMLPVLSLYIKDTGATNFEIGVVMGAFAIGLLLFRPWVGQLADKHDRKLVLYIGLAAVAIAPLGYLMTQSIPLLIAVRAFHGLSIAAFSTGFSALVADLAPSQSRGEIIGYMTLVNPIGVAVGPALGGFLQAWVGYAPLFWVSAGLGVAGVVAVHQLKTSSSALKTPQASGFSRAFWQLLVSPRLRIPALVLALIGVAFGTLAIFVPLFIKESGIHLNPGLFYTMAAIASFVVRIAVGRASDQFGRGRFITGSLVLYTMSLTLLAIAHSVPTFLLAGFLEGAGGGILIPMMIALAADRSSAQERGRIFGLVLAGFDLGMALAGPMFGYLALFLGYRGLFSLSAILSALALLIFISFSSKDFAHSLRFSLGRGRDLYSLPKGSTS; the protein is encoded by the coding sequence TTGAAAGTTTTTCAAACCCTCCTGCCACAGCAACAACGAAACTTAACATTTCTGTTTCTCGCAGGCTTGTTGTTTTGGTCGAGTTTAGCGTCAATGTTGCCAGTCCTGTCACTCTATATCAAAGACACAGGCGCAACCAATTTTGAAATTGGTGTGGTGATGGGCGCGTTTGCGATTGGGTTGTTGTTGTTTCGTCCTTGGGTGGGACAACTGGCAGATAAACACGATCGCAAACTGGTGTTGTACATTGGCTTGGCAGCCGTTGCGATCGCCCCACTTGGTTATTTAATGACGCAATCTATTCCTCTATTGATTGCGGTTCGAGCCTTTCATGGATTGAGCATTGCCGCTTTTTCAACCGGGTTCAGTGCCTTAGTGGCTGACTTGGCTCCATCCCAATCCCGAGGCGAGATTATTGGCTACATGACGTTAGTGAACCCAATTGGAGTCGCTGTAGGACCGGCATTGGGAGGCTTCTTGCAAGCATGGGTAGGCTACGCTCCCTTATTTTGGGTGTCAGCGGGACTAGGAGTGGCTGGAGTTGTAGCAGTCCACCAACTAAAAACCTCATCTAGCGCACTGAAGACACCCCAAGCATCTGGCTTCAGCAGAGCATTCTGGCAACTCCTGGTTAGTCCCCGGTTACGCATCCCAGCGTTAGTATTGGCGCTGATTGGAGTGGCATTTGGGACATTGGCAATCTTTGTACCATTGTTTATTAAAGAGTCGGGCATTCATCTCAATCCAGGGTTGTTCTATACGATGGCAGCGATTGCGAGCTTTGTGGTAAGGATCGCTGTAGGGCGAGCATCTGACCAGTTTGGCAGAGGACGCTTCATCACTGGTAGTTTAGTGCTTTACACAATGTCGCTAACCCTGCTGGCGATCGCCCATAGTGTGCCCACTTTCCTGCTAGCTGGTTTTCTGGAAGGGGCGGGTGGTGGCATTCTAATACCCATGATGATTGCTCTTGCGGCTGATCGCTCCTCTGCCCAAGAACGGGGACGCATTTTTGGCTTAGTGTTAGCAGGGTTTGATTTGGGAATGGCGCTGGCTGGTCCAATGTTTGGTTATCTGGCGTTATTCCTGGGTTATCGAGGGCTTTTCAGTCTGTCTGCGATCCTTTCAGCTTTAGCATTGCTGATCTTCATTAGCTTCTCTAGTAAGGACTTTGCTCATTCGCTGCGTTTCTCGCTGGGACGAGGACGCGATCTTTACTCTCTCCCCAAGGGGTCTACGAGTTAA
- a CDS encoding iron-binding zinc finger protein, CDGSH type (IMG reference gene:2510097648~PFAM: Iron-binding zinc finger CDGSH type) encodes MNEPVIADAKPVVMKLEAGTYYWCSCGRSQEQPFCDGSHRGSGFAPFKFEVTEARIVALCNCKHTQSSPFCDGSHTKL; translated from the coding sequence ATGAACGAACCTGTAATTGCAGATGCCAAGCCCGTTGTGATGAAGCTAGAGGCTGGAACGTATTACTGGTGTAGTTGCGGCAGATCCCAGGAGCAACCCTTTTGTGATGGTTCTCATAGAGGATCTGGATTTGCTCCATTCAAATTTGAAGTGACTGAAGCCCGCATCGTTGCTCTTTGCAACTGTAAGCACACTCAAAGTTCGCCGTTCTGTGATGGTTCTCACACTAAACTTTAG
- a CDS encoding hypothetical protein (IMG reference gene:2510097652) produces MKTLTASLTSAIATTTLTIPAIANPLYLPDNTFQIYSYPAPIYSYPPRHFSTPYRHSPAIRHPYQIPASSPTPVLPGPTLLPVPHRSQIPIVIQPRVYPTVLPGQVLLTHPYPSQISGVIQSPGAYPYTRPIYRHSFPGNAGSVQFQYRFSR; encoded by the coding sequence ATGAAAACGCTGACAGCCAGCCTGACTAGCGCGATCGCCACCACGACTCTGACGATACCAGCCATCGCAAATCCCCTATATCTGCCAGACAATACCTTTCAAATCTATTCGTACCCTGCACCAATCTATTCGTACCCGCCTCGACACTTCTCTACGCCATATCGCCACTCCCCTGCCATCAGGCACCCATATCAAATTCCTGCCTCCAGCCCAACTCCTGTTTTGCCAGGCCCTACCCTGTTACCAGTTCCTCATCGGTCTCAAATTCCCATTGTGATTCAGCCGAGAGTTTACCCCACGGTGTTGCCAGGGCAAGTGCTTCTCACCCATCCCTATCCTTCGCAAATTTCAGGTGTCATCCAGTCTCCAGGTGCCTATCCATACACTCGACCCATTTACAGACATTCCTTCCCAGGCAACGCGGGATCAGTTCAATTTCAATACAGATTTTCCCGCTGA
- a CDS encoding putative dehydrogenase (IMG reference gene:2510097649~PFAM: Oxidoreductase family, NAD-binding Rossmann fold; Oxidoreductase family, C-terminal alpha/beta domain), with product MVSAQAEIGVAIVGTGFGQKVHIPAFQAHHRTRIVAVYHRDQAKAEAIAHTHAIPHACSSVEEIVALPEVQGVSISTPPFLHYPMAKTVLQAGKHLLLEKPTTLNVAEAKELHQLAIANHLVTTMSFEFRCIPTWLQLAELLAEGYVGRIRLIKIDWLVSGRADASRPWNWYAQKEKGGGALGAIGSHVFDYIAWLFGPIQRLSARLFVSIPQRPDPASGGQLKPVDADDTCLLMAELADGTPCQITLSAATYQGRGHWVEVYGDRGTLVLGSSNQKDYVHGFQLWGSHNGEPLTELAIPAELEFPRTWDDGRIAPFVRIVDRWVQGIDQGRSLAPSLTEGVYSQLLMDLAHESNLTGTWVEVASNKES from the coding sequence ATGGTATCTGCTCAGGCTGAAATTGGAGTGGCAATTGTTGGCACAGGATTTGGGCAAAAGGTGCATATTCCAGCATTTCAAGCCCATCACCGAACACGGATTGTGGCCGTGTATCATCGCGATCAGGCAAAGGCGGAAGCGATCGCTCACACCCATGCCATTCCTCATGCCTGCTCATCGGTTGAAGAAATTGTAGCGCTGCCGGAAGTGCAGGGTGTGAGCATTTCCACGCCACCTTTTTTACACTACCCAATGGCAAAAACCGTGTTGCAGGCAGGCAAACACCTGCTACTAGAAAAACCCACCACTTTGAATGTGGCAGAAGCAAAAGAGTTGCACCAGTTAGCCATAGCCAACCATCTAGTTACTACAATGAGTTTCGAGTTTCGTTGCATTCCCACCTGGTTGCAATTGGCAGAACTCCTGGCAGAAGGCTATGTGGGACGAATCCGCCTGATCAAAATCGATTGGTTAGTCTCTGGGCGGGCAGATGCCTCCCGTCCCTGGAACTGGTATGCCCAGAAGGAAAAAGGTGGCGGTGCTCTAGGCGCGATCGGCTCCCACGTATTCGATTACATTGCCTGGCTCTTTGGTCCAATTCAACGCCTGTCAGCCCGCTTATTTGTTTCTATCCCCCAACGTCCTGATCCAGCCAGCGGCGGACAGTTGAAACCTGTAGATGCTGATGACACTTGTTTACTCATGGCTGAGTTGGCAGATGGCACTCCCTGCCAAATCACCCTCAGCGCCGCTACCTATCAAGGACGGGGACATTGGGTGGAAGTCTACGGCGATCGCGGCACATTAGTTCTGGGCAGTAGCAACCAGAAAGACTATGTACACGGCTTCCAACTCTGGGGTAGTCACAATGGCGAACCCCTAACCGAACTTGCGATCCCTGCTGAATTAGAATTTCCTCGCACCTGGGATGATGGACGCATTGCTCCGTTTGTTCGCATTGTTGATCGCTGGGTACAGGGCATTGACCAGGGGCGATCGCTGGCTCCCTCCCTAACAGAAGGCGTGTATTCCCAACTGCTGATGGACTTAGCCCACGAATCGAACCTTACTGGAACCTGGGTGGAAGTTGCGTCAAATAAGGAGTCATGA
- a CDS encoding hypothetical protein (IMG reference gene:2510097650) has protein sequence MLPALAIDIDLSPDISHLVIEDDAPVDNLISEKQMRLLTETLYSTGGGTSRAGRSKISSTGRTVAIAGY, from the coding sequence ATGTTGCCAGCTCTCGCGATTGACATTGATTTGTCCCCAGATATTAGCCACTTGGTGATTGAAGACGATGCACCCGTGGATAACTTGATTTCTGAGAAACAGATGCGGTTGTTGACAGAAACCCTCTACAGCACAGGAGGGGGAACGAGCAGAGCAGGCAGAAGCAAGATCAGTTCGACCGGCAGAACAGTTGCGATCGCTGGGTATTGA
- a CDS encoding DNA/RNA helicase, superfamily II (IMG reference gene:2510097651~PFAM: Helicase conserved C-terminal domain; Type III restriction enzyme, res subunit), producing MARIPTLTYDRGTLILHPPPRGKEWIDFATWDDRIERFRVPAMHYRDLVLALRASNIDIIDNAKAFQEIELIPSLEMEPYPHQQEALDAWKQAGRLGVVVLPTAAGKTYLAQLAMQSTQRSTLIMVPTLDLMHQWYAHLVAAFPDTEIGVLGGGSRDRTPILIATYDSAAIHAETLGNQYALLVFDECHHLPSDFNRMIAEYAIAPYRLGLTATPERTDGKHADLETLIGAEVYRRTAEELSGTALARHKSLQIKVRLSKQERERYDHLIQVRNAFLKEANIFLSSTQGWQRFVQASARSKAGRKAMLAHREAKAIAYGTEGKLRVLADLLANHYPERTLIFTDDNATVYRISQDFLIPAITHQTGIKERHDILTRFKQGEYRTLVASRVLNEGVDVPDASVAIVLSGTGSTREHIQRLGRILRKGNDPIKFAQLYEVIAEDTSEENVSRRRRGQPTAAKPQRQLELVPYSVASNAIPRAAEKLSEWDDRVSQDELE from the coding sequence ATGGCTCGAATACCCACGCTGACCTACGATCGCGGCACATTAATTTTGCATCCACCCCCACGCGGCAAAGAGTGGATAGATTTTGCTACCTGGGACGATCGCATCGAGCGGTTTCGCGTTCCGGCGATGCATTACCGTGATTTGGTGTTGGCACTGCGGGCAAGCAATATAGACATCATTGACAATGCTAAAGCTTTTCAAGAGATTGAACTCATCCCCAGCTTGGAAATGGAACCCTACCCGCATCAGCAGGAGGCATTGGATGCATGGAAGCAAGCGGGACGGTTGGGGGTTGTAGTGTTACCCACTGCGGCAGGCAAAACATATCTGGCGCAACTGGCAATGCAATCAACTCAGCGCAGTACGCTGATCATGGTGCCCACGTTGGATTTAATGCACCAGTGGTATGCTCATTTAGTGGCGGCATTTCCTGACACTGAGATTGGCGTGTTGGGAGGCGGTTCGCGAGACAGAACTCCAATTCTGATAGCAACTTACGATAGTGCCGCAATTCACGCGGAGACGTTGGGAAATCAATATGCACTGCTAGTATTTGATGAATGTCATCATCTGCCTAGTGATTTTAACCGGATGATTGCTGAGTACGCGATCGCGCCTTATCGTCTGGGGTTAACTGCCACCCCTGAGCGCACCGATGGCAAACATGCTGATCTGGAAACCTTAATTGGGGCAGAGGTGTATCGCCGCACGGCTGAGGAATTGTCAGGAACTGCGTTGGCACGGCACAAGTCCCTTCAAATTAAAGTGCGTTTATCCAAACAAGAGCGAGAACGCTACGATCACCTGATTCAGGTGCGGAATGCCTTTTTGAAAGAAGCCAACATTTTCCTTAGCAGCACCCAGGGTTGGCAGCGATTTGTGCAGGCAAGCGCCCGTTCTAAAGCTGGTCGCAAAGCAATGCTGGCTCATCGGGAAGCCAAAGCGATCGCCTATGGTACCGAGGGCAAGTTGCGGGTGTTAGCTGATTTGCTGGCAAATCACTACCCCGAACGCACCCTCATCTTCACTGATGACAACGCTACTGTTTACCGCATCTCCCAGGATTTTTTGATTCCGGCAATTACGCATCAAACGGGCATTAAAGAACGACACGATATCCTCACCCGGTTTAAGCAAGGGGAATATCGCACACTGGTGGCATCGCGGGTGCTGAATGAAGGGGTGGATGTGCCCGATGCCAGTGTGGCGATCGTGCTGTCGGGAACAGGTTCAACTCGCGAACATATTCAGCGGCTGGGACGAATTTTGCGCAAAGGCAATGATCCAATCAAATTTGCCCAACTCTACGAAGTGATTGCCGAAGATACCAGTGAAGAAAACGTATCGCGACGGCGACGTGGTCAGCCAACTGCAGCTAAACCCCAACGGCAACTAGAACTGGTACCGTACTCTGTGGCTTCCAATGCAATTCCACGGGCAGCAGAAAAGCTATCAGAGTGGGACGATCGCGTGTCTCAGGATGAGTTGGAATAG
- a CDS encoding cobaltochelatase CobN subunit (IMG reference gene:2510097653~PFAM: CobN/Magnesium Chelatase~TIGRFAM: cobaltochelatase, CobN subunit) has translation MHRLAATPGGWNPDDEGVVFIEQTPAPIVLLTAADTDIQTLANAVEQLPINFPAIRVANLLNLQQYLTIDTYIDDVLSHAQVIILRVLGGRAYWSYGLERVKELAQQTGAALIVLPGDDRPDPELISHSTVSLACANQVWRYLTEGGIANMTHALQFVADEFLEKTYNPPPPQPVPPVGKGLCTQRPNKRQKAENQRNRVGILFYRAHYLAGNTAPIDALCQALRDRQLEAVPVFVSSLRDPDVQAEVLEIFQPKDEPAVELVLNTTSFAIADLQEGRDQKPAAQKSSPSPPSLWSQLNVPVLQVILSSGTVEQWQTQLRGLSPRDMAMNVALPEVDGRIITRAVSFKAVQARHAQLETDVVVYEPVCDRIQFVADLAANWVRLRRTPVKQRKIALILANYPTCDGRLANGVGLDTPASVVEILKALEQAGYQVSNLPQTSDELMQQLTATVTNDPEGRALRPMLQSLSQEDYAQYFARLPEAVRKRVCDRWGELSQCQTYSPFFIPHSPSPIPIPGIQFGNIFVGIQPARGYDQDPSLNYHAPDLEPTHEYLAFYYWLREHFGAQAIVHVGKHGNLEWLPGKGIALSENCYPEVVLGALPHLYPFIVNDPGEGTQAKRRSQAVIVDHLTPPMTRAELYGPLQQLEALIDEYYDAQSLDPSRLEMIRDRILVLLQQENLAWDLTARSQKLEAIGAVLDAPPIAESEDWSAVLAQMDGYLCELKEAQIRDGLHIFGKCPEGQQLRDLIVAIARSPAQGRLGITRALAQAWNLDFDPLTANPASPIPPSPHPLVSLSSSPRTIGDCIELLEHHAAHLVEQLLSPSSPSPLHSLPPSPTLSRELHWIATHLLPALQQTSQEIANLLRGLNGEYVPSGASGAPTRGRPDVLPTGRNFYSVDIRAIPTETAWDVGRKAAEAVVEQYVQEHGEYPKTLGLSIWGTSTMRTGGDDIAEALALMGVQPVWDGMARRVIDFEIVPLSVLGRPRVDVTLRISGFFRDAFANLIDLFDQAVVAVAALDEPAEQNPLAAQAQQECQIWQERGLSVKQAERRSRYRIFGSKPGAYGAGLQGLIEAQNWTDDRDLARAYISWSSYAYTGQGMGHSAPEAFEQRLSQMQIVLHNQDNREHDLLDSDDYYQFQGGLTAAVRSLQGKNPQTYFGDHSRPEHPKVRRLQAEIARVYRSRVINPKWIAGVMRHGYKGAFEMAATVDYLFAYDATAQCVEDFMYQGIADAYVFDPAVQAFIQQKNPWALRDMAERLLEAHQRSLWQNVDSQVLDRLRAIANQAEGAIEASAGKSVLKLN, from the coding sequence ATGCATCGGTTAGCAGCAACTCCAGGCGGTTGGAATCCAGATGACGAAGGGGTCGTATTCATTGAACAAACCCCCGCTCCGATTGTGCTTCTAACCGCTGCCGATACTGATATCCAAACCCTGGCAAATGCAGTTGAACAGCTTCCTATCAATTTCCCAGCCATTCGAGTTGCAAACCTTTTGAATTTGCAGCAATACCTGACCATTGACACCTACATAGATGACGTGCTTTCCCATGCCCAGGTGATCATTCTTCGAGTTTTGGGAGGACGTGCCTACTGGTCTTACGGCTTAGAGCGGGTCAAAGAGCTAGCTCAACAGACAGGAGCCGCTTTGATTGTCCTTCCTGGAGACGATCGCCCCGATCCTGAGTTGATCAGCCATTCCACAGTTTCTCTTGCCTGTGCCAATCAAGTTTGGCGCTACCTGACGGAAGGTGGGATTGCCAACATGACCCATGCGCTTCAGTTTGTTGCTGATGAGTTCCTGGAAAAAACGTATAATCCTCCTCCTCCACAACCTGTTCCACCAGTAGGAAAGGGACTTTGCACCCAACGCCCAAATAAAAGACAAAAGGCAGAGAATCAGAGGAATCGAGTTGGGATATTGTTTTATCGTGCTCATTATTTGGCTGGGAATACAGCGCCCATTGATGCATTGTGTCAGGCGTTGCGTGATCGCCAGCTAGAGGCTGTCCCTGTTTTCGTTTCTTCCTTGCGAGATCCTGATGTGCAAGCTGAAGTGTTGGAGATTTTTCAGCCTAAAGATGAACCTGCTGTCGAGCTAGTGCTGAATACGACCAGCTTTGCGATCGCAGATTTGCAGGAAGGTAGAGACCAGAAGCCAGCAGCCCAAAAGTCTTCTCCCTCTCCCCCTTCCCTCTGGAGCCAACTCAATGTTCCTGTCCTCCAGGTGATTCTCAGTAGCGGTACGGTGGAGCAATGGCAGACTCAACTACGAGGCTTGTCTCCACGAGATATGGCAATGAATGTGGCGTTGCCAGAAGTTGATGGACGGATTATTACCCGTGCTGTTTCATTCAAAGCGGTACAAGCTCGCCATGCCCAACTGGAAACAGATGTGGTGGTTTATGAACCTGTGTGCGATCGCATCCAGTTTGTCGCTGATCTGGCAGCTAATTGGGTGCGGTTGCGTCGAACACCAGTCAAGCAACGCAAAATTGCGCTGATTCTGGCAAACTATCCTACCTGTGATGGTCGTCTTGCCAATGGAGTGGGGTTAGATACTCCTGCCAGCGTGGTCGAAATCCTCAAAGCATTGGAGCAAGCGGGCTATCAGGTTAGCAATTTGCCTCAAACCAGCGACGAGCTAATGCAACAACTGACCGCTACTGTTACTAACGACCCTGAAGGACGCGCTCTCCGCCCCATGCTCCAAAGCCTTTCTCAAGAAGACTATGCCCAATATTTTGCCAGGTTGCCAGAAGCAGTCAGGAAGAGGGTTTGCGATCGCTGGGGCGAACTATCGCAATGCCAAACCTATTCCCCATTCTTCATTCCCCATTCCCCATCCCCTATTCCCATTCCTGGTATTCAATTCGGCAATATCTTCGTCGGTATTCAGCCTGCCCGTGGGTATGACCAAGATCCATCATTGAACTACCATGCCCCCGACCTGGAACCTACCCATGAGTATTTAGCCTTCTACTATTGGCTGCGAGAGCATTTTGGAGCACAGGCGATCGTGCACGTGGGCAAGCATGGCAATTTGGAATGGCTTCCAGGTAAAGGCATCGCGCTTTCAGAAAATTGTTACCCGGAAGTGGTGCTAGGTGCATTGCCCCATCTCTACCCATTTATTGTGAATGATCCAGGGGAAGGTACTCAAGCAAAGCGGCGATCGCAGGCAGTGATCGTTGACCATCTCACCCCACCCATGACCCGCGCCGAACTGTATGGCCCATTGCAACAACTGGAAGCCCTCATTGATGAATATTACGATGCTCAGAGCCTGGACCCTTCTCGATTAGAGATGATTCGCGATCGCATCTTGGTTCTGCTTCAACAAGAAAATTTGGCATGGGATTTAACAGCCAGAAGTCAAAAATTAGAAGCTATCGGAGCAGTGCTTGATGCTCCTCCAATCGCCGAAAGCGAAGATTGGAGCGCTGTTTTGGCACAGATGGATGGCTATTTATGTGAATTAAAAGAAGCCCAGATCCGCGATGGGTTGCACATCTTCGGTAAGTGTCCAGAAGGTCAGCAATTGCGAGATTTGATTGTGGCGATCGCCCGCTCTCCTGCCCAAGGGCGACTCGGCATCACCCGTGCCCTGGCTCAAGCCTGGAACCTTGACTTCGACCCCCTCACCGCGAATCCTGCCTCCCCCATCCCCCCATCCCCCCATCCCCTCGTCTCCCTATCCTCCTCCCCACGCACCATCGGCGATTGCATAGAACTCCTCGAACACCACGCCGCCCACCTTGTTGAACAGCTTCTGTCCCCCTCCTCCCCATCTCCCCTGCACTCACTGCCCCCATCCCCCACCCTCTCCCGGGAACTTCACTGGATCGCCACCCACCTGCTTCCTGCCTTGCAGCAAACCTCCCAGGAAATTGCAAACTTACTACGAGGACTAAATGGCGAGTATGTCCCCAGTGGGGCTTCGGGCGCACCAACGCGGGGTCGTCCTGATGTGCTTCCAACCGGGCGCAACTTTTACTCGGTGGATATTCGTGCTATTCCTACCGAAACTGCCTGGGATGTCGGTCGAAAAGCAGCAGAAGCTGTGGTTGAACAGTATGTTCAGGAGCATGGAGAGTATCCCAAAACACTGGGATTGTCGATTTGGGGCACGTCAACCATGCGAACGGGGGGTGACGATATTGCTGAAGCACTGGCACTCATGGGAGTTCAACCTGTTTGGGATGGAATGGCGCGACGAGTGATTGATTTTGAAATTGTGCCACTGTCAGTGTTGGGGCGTCCTAGAGTGGATGTAACCCTGCGAATTTCGGGCTTTTTTCGCGATGCCTTTGCCAATTTGATTGATTTGTTTGATCAGGCAGTGGTAGCCGTAGCCGCGTTAGATGAGCCTGCTGAGCAAAATCCTCTAGCAGCACAGGCACAACAGGAATGTCAGATCTGGCAGGAGCGGGGGTTATCAGTAAAGCAGGCAGAGCGGCGATCGCGCTATCGCATTTTTGGTTCTAAACCCGGTGCCTATGGAGCCGGATTACAAGGCTTGATTGAAGCCCAAAACTGGACAGATGACAGAGATCTGGCTCGTGCTTACATTAGTTGGAGCAGTTACGCCTATACAGGACAAGGCATGGGACACTCTGCTCCAGAAGCCTTTGAGCAACGCTTAAGCCAGATGCAAATTGTGCTGCATAACCAGGACAACCGTGAGCATGATTTGCTGGATTCCGATGACTACTACCAATTTCAAGGCGGATTGACTGCTGCCGTGCGATCGCTCCAAGGCAAAAATCCTCAGACGTACTTTGGCGATCATTCCCGTCCTGAACATCCCAAAGTACGACGATTGCAAGCAGAAATTGCGCGGGTGTATCGTTCCCGCGTGATTAACCCTAAATGGATTGCGGGAGTGATGCGCCACGGTTACAAAGGGGCGTTTGAGATGGCAGCTACAGTAGATTACCTGTTCGCCTATGATGCAACGGCTCAGTGTGTTGAAGACTTTATGTATCAGGGCATTGCAGATGCCTATGTGTTTGATCCAGCAGTGCAAGCCTTTATTCAACAAAAAAATCCCTGGGCACTGCGCGATATGGCAGAACGACTTTTGGAAGCCCACCAACGCAGCTTATGGCAGAACGTAGATTCCCAGGTTTTAGATCGGTTACGAGCGATCGCGAATCAAGCAGAAGGGGCGATCGAAGCATCAGCGGGAAAATCTGTATTGAAATTGAACTGA
- a CDS encoding CBS domain-containing protein (IMG reference gene:2510097655~PFAM: CBS domain; Domain of unknown function DUF21; Transporter associated domain): MMTSPLIFTIPHGVFVAQTSRMLEPSHPGIKLLLVFLLIAINAFFVAAEFSIVSVRRSRINQLVSAGDIQARTVQDLQRSLDRLLSTTQLGITLSSLALGWISESAMVSLVADWLTYSPLPTSMTLGLAHSLAIPITFVAIAYLQIVLGELCPKSVALLYPEELARILGAPSLAIARIFNPFIWILNQSTQLLLRLVGIQYTGQGWYNQVTPEELQLIITTSSESTGLEAEERELLRNVFEFGEVTTGEVMVPRTSIAAIPSDATLKMVLEEVAESGHSRYPVIGESLDDIRGIIQFKELAEPIANDTRLHQTIEQWIRPTRFVPEYMPLNELLVLMQRSHQPMVMVVDEFGGTAGLVTIEDVVAEILGDTIEPDSTEEPPIQILDPQTFLVQAQINLEELNETLNLGLPLTDAYQTLGGFVLFHLQRIPEAGEILHYNGYEFTVTSTEGPRLNQIRIHRLETPTDESTESSSLSDLVQPSPENGSPPPFAEDDAMLE; the protein is encoded by the coding sequence ATGATGACCTCTCCGTTGATTTTCACGATTCCGCATGGGGTGTTTGTTGCTCAAACATCTCGGATGCTTGAGCCATCCCATCCTGGGATTAAGCTATTGTTAGTTTTTCTACTGATTGCAATCAACGCTTTTTTTGTAGCAGCAGAGTTTTCGATTGTCTCCGTGCGGCGATCGCGTATCAACCAACTCGTTAGTGCTGGAGATATTCAGGCTCGCACCGTGCAAGACCTCCAACGTAGCTTGGATCGGTTACTGTCTACTACGCAGCTCGGTATTACCCTTTCTAGTCTAGCGTTGGGATGGATCAGTGAAAGTGCCATGGTTAGCCTGGTGGCTGATTGGTTAACCTATTCGCCCCTGCCAACGAGCATGACTTTGGGATTGGCTCATTCGCTGGCAATTCCTATCACCTTTGTCGCGATCGCGTACCTCCAAATCGTCTTGGGTGAATTATGCCCCAAGTCAGTTGCGTTGCTTTATCCAGAAGAATTGGCACGGATATTGGGGGCACCCAGCCTTGCGATCGCGCGAATTTTCAACCCATTTATCTGGATTTTGAATCAATCTACCCAGTTGCTTCTGCGGCTGGTGGGAATTCAGTATACTGGGCAGGGCTGGTACAACCAGGTAACACCGGAAGAGTTGCAGCTCATCATTACCACTTCGAGCGAATCAACCGGGTTGGAAGCAGAGGAACGAGAACTGCTGCGGAATGTGTTTGAATTTGGCGAAGTTACTACGGGCGAAGTAATGGTTCCTCGCACTAGCATTGCTGCCATTCCCAGTGATGCCACCCTCAAGATGGTGCTGGAAGAAGTGGCGGAGTCTGGACATTCACGCTATCCCGTGATTGGGGAGTCTTTAGATGACATTCGTGGGATTATTCAATTTAAAGAACTGGCAGAGCCGATCGCCAATGACACCCGTTTACACCAAACAATTGAGCAGTGGATTCGTCCCACTCGGTTTGTGCCGGAATACATGCCATTAAATGAATTACTGGTATTGATGCAGCGATCGCACCAACCTATGGTAATGGTAGTCGATGAATTTGGCGGGACAGCAGGACTCGTCACCATAGAAGATGTCGTGGCTGAAATCCTGGGCGACACGATAGAACCCGATAGCACAGAGGAACCACCTATCCAAATTCTCGATCCTCAAACCTTCCTGGTGCAGGCTCAGATAAATTTGGAAGAACTCAATGAAACGTTGAACCTGGGACTACCGCTCACTGACGCTTACCAAACCCTCGGTGGATTTGTCCTGTTTCATCTACAACGCATTCCCGAAGCGGGCGAAATCTTGCATTACAACGGATACGAATTCACAGTTACCTCTACTGAGGGTCCGCGTCTGAACCAAATTCGGATTCATCGGCTGGAAACCCCAACCGACGAGAGCACCGAAAGCTCCAGCCTTAGCGATCTCGTGCAACCATCACCAGAAAATGGTAGTCCTCCACCCTTTGCGGAAGATGATGCCATGCTGGAATAA